The Paraburkholderia sp. PREW-6R genomic interval CGTCGGGATCTGCCATCGCGCCCGCAAGCTTGGCCTCGATACCGTCATACCCCTGCATGCCGGACACGGGATCAAGACTCGCATTTTTGTGCACCAGCGTGCCGTCCACCGGAATGATGGCGATTCCGTTCTGCACATCGTAGGCGCGGTACCCGCGCGAAGCGTCGTATGCGGTGAGTGAACCAGCGATCGCCGATCCCTCGAGCGTCTCGCCGGACGGAGTCACGAGCTGGGTGATGTTCAGACGCGGCGAAAGAGCGGCGAAAAAAAACCGGGCATAGCCGGGTTCGAGCAGCAGCGGACGATTGAGCGCCCGCGCCGCAATATGAGGATAGCTTCTCATTCGGTTTCCACAGTCAACATCTGCAGTGTCAGCGGGTCAGCCTCGCCGGCATACGGGTCGGTGAGCGGCATGCCGAGCTCTGCCATCTTTTCGCGCTCACGTGCACGCTGTTCAAGTGAATCCTCCCAGTTGTTACCCTGGTCACCGCATACCTCAGACAACGTCGTCTCGCCTGTAGTCAGCTTGGTCTGATTCGCCTTCGCCGTTTTCAGCTCGTCGATCACCATCTTTCCTGCGCCAATCCACGACGCCTTCGTCAATGCAGCGCGCGCCTTCCAGTAGTCGATGCCCTTTGGCGGCAGGACGCGGCCGCGTGTGATGGCTTCGTCCAGCCAGCATCGGAACATCAGCGTGGCGAGACGATCAACAAAACCGGCGCGCTTACCCGTCACATATTTCCACGCGACATCGATCGCCGCCCGCGCGCTGCTGTACGTGACCTTGGAAAAGTCACCCGTCATTTCCTCATAGCTCGTGTTCAGACCGCGCGAGCAATGTCGCAGCATCCAGGCGCGGAACACCTCGGAATCCGCATTGGGATGACTTGGCGAGGGGAATTCCAGCGACTCGTTGGGGAACAGGTGCGGGATCTTGACGCCGTCGAACGTCAGGTTCGTGCCCCGGTGATACGCTCCCTGAGCACCGAGGAAATTCTTCAGCTGATCATTGAAGTCGCCGGTGAGCGCCTCCATCGCCGACTTCGCACCGAACTCCGACTTGATGACCATGGCATATGTCGTCGAAATGATCGCGGCCTCAAGCTCGGCATCCTCGAACCGGTCAAGCATCTTCATTTTCTGAATGATGCTTGCAAACTGGCTGAATCCCCGCGTCTGGTTGGCCCGCTCGGCCTCGAACACGTGAATGATGTTGAGATCGCCAAACCGGTTGTATTTGGGATAGCGGTCCCACGTGTACGAGCCCATGCTGTAATCGATGTCCTGCTGGTGCCGGGTCCTGATCCAGTACGCTGCAGGTGCACCCCACGCGTCGAGCTCCACGCCCGCGCGCATCCGGTCGACGTCCATTGTCATGTTGCGATTACACATCCGCTCCGGCTCAATGGTCATGAAGCACGTCGAATAGCCCACCGGACTATTACGCCACTCGCGGGAAACGATGGCCTCGCCCTGGAGCATCTCCGTACCCACGCACTCACGCAATATCTGAGTGAATGTCCGGCGCCGCGTTGCATCGATAAAGCACTCTGGATCATCGGCGTAGAGCCTGAACTCCCGTTCAACAGAGACGGCCCAATCGTTCGCTTCCTTGAACGTGAGGCCCAGCACTTTGTATTCAGGTCGCAGCTGCAAGCGATAGTTGGCGCCGACAATGCGATCCTTCTGCGACTGCAATGCTCCGCGCGCGAAGCCGTTGTTTCTCGACAGATCATGCGCGCGGCCCTCGACGATCGCCTTCTCGGGCAGCATGTCGCGGTCCGCGCTCTTAAGCGACGGCCGCCAGTGGGCCAGCTCTCGGCTGACACGTTGACCCGACTTGAAGGCGGCCGCATGCGGGCCTGTACCGTCGTCAAAGCTGCGGATAGGGCTGCCCTTGTGATCGAGAATCTGGATGGTCATGCTCAGTACCAGAAAGTGCGGCGCACGGGAAACGAGCCTTCCCAGCCACGATCGACGAAGTTAGGCTGAGCCGCGCGGCGGTGCGCGGGCACGCCGAGCACTGAGAGGCTAGCTTCGCACGGACAGCGCTGGTTGAGGTTGCGGATCAGCTCGAGCAGAGCAGGCTGGTTTCGGCGTGAGTACTCGGTCTCACTATCCATCGACTTGATCTTGACCACGTCAAGCGTTCCCGCCATCAACGCGATATAGGCAGAGATGGCACTTGCCATCATTTCTTCGCACGACGGCAGCGCAACTGGCGCCGGTGCACAATTGGGCGTCGTTGGATCACTCATCCGTTCATATTCCTTGCCAGTGCCTCGAAGGCGGAAAATTCATCTTCTGTTGGCGCCGCACGGCTCGCTACGGGCTTCGCCCAGTGCGGCGGTGCGGACCAGTCGATAGCTTCGGCATTGAGCATGATGAAACCCGCGAGGTTGTAGACCATCAGGTCGAGCGCCTCATTGCCTTGACTGCGGCTTCGCCGACGCCAACCGTCAGGCGTGCGGACTTCCGCAGTCAGCTCCTTATAGAACCATCCGCCGAGCCAGTCGGGGAAATGGATGTAGTTCGGCCCGGGTTCTTCGCGCGTCAGCGCACGATCGATTTCGTCCTTAAGCACGTCCACGTTGAGGATGTAAAGCGGCACGCCCGCGCGTTTTCCCTCCGTCGTGGAGCGCGCGCAACGCGGTTTCGATTTGCGGGAGTCCCCCTTGATCAGCATGACGCGCGCGCCTTTGCCAAGCTTGTTCAGCCGTCGCCAGTACGCGTATGCGTTCTCCGTCGCGTCGTCCGATCCGCCGGTGTCAATCAGGACCAGCTTTACTTCCAGCGCGTTGCCCGCAGCATCGCGATAGCTCCGCTCGATAACCTTGTCGAGCATGTGCCAGTCTTCCGCGTGCGTGAAAGGCTGAATCCGTTGCGGCCGACTGTCATCGCCCAGGCGGTCGGAGTCGGATACATTGAAGCGATCAACGACCCAGCGCTCGCCATGTGGTCCCCAACCAATGACCTGAACAACGAAGCGGTTTTTCTGCTGGTCGATCGCCATGGTCAGGAACCGCACGTCACCCCAGAAGCAACGCTTCTCGACTTTCTCCGCGCGCGCCTGATAGATGTCCGGATCGGCAGCGACCGTCGCCACCTTCGGCATGAACGGAACGCCCCAATCAACGTTTAGCGTCGCCTTGAGGGACTCCGCATTGCCGGTCGTCTCTTCGTTCCGCTTGGCCTTTAGGTAGTTGGTGACCAGGCTCGACCAGGACTGGAATGCTGCTGCCACGCCAAACATCCAGAACGATGCAATTCTCGATCGCCGCGGCGTGCCGGTTCGCCAACCTTCCGCAAGCCAAACGCCCGCCTTGTTCATCGCATACTTGTTACGCTCATCAATCACCGCGCCGCACTCAGGGCAGATGACGTGGGCGGTGGCTCCCGCCGCTTCGGGATCCTCAATCGAACGATCCCAATGCAGCACACTGCGCGGATGGTCTGGCCAGCTGAACGCCTCGAACAGATCGTCGCAATGCGGGCACTTCCAGTACCAGCGGCGCCGATCGCCGCCGTTGTACAGCGCAAGCGCGCCATCGGTAGGCGGAGCCTCATGATCCGTTTTCGCTTTCCACTCGGGATCGAGAATCTCGAAGCCGGGTGACGTTTCGACAAGCGTCATGCCGCCGGACATGAAGGACGTCGTGCGCTTGCGCGCCAGTGCGAATGCACCGCCCTCGCCTCCCACGTCCTTGGGATAACCGTCATAGTCCGTCAGGGCTACGCGCGGGATATTCTTGCCTCGGAACTTGCCCGGTGTAGGCCATCCGACGCTGAGACTGTTGCCCGCGCGAAAGCGCTTGTCGAAGACGTTGTCGTCATGCCCGAACGGCGAGAG includes:
- a CDS encoding terminase gpA endonuclease subunit; this translates as MDCLTRRDLEAVIFVGVAQSGKTQGLVEGWLVYSVVDDPADMMIVHVTQDDARTFSRNRVDRMVHASPEMRSRLSPFGHDDNVFDKRFRAGNSLSVGWPTPGKFRGKNIPRVALTDYDGYPKDVGGEGGAFALARKRTTSFMSGGMTLVETSPGFEILDPEWKAKTDHEAPPTDGALALYNGGDRRRWYWKCPHCDDLFEAFSWPDHPRSVLHWDRSIEDPEAAGATAHVICPECGAVIDERNKYAMNKAGVWLAEGWRTGTPRRSRIASFWMFGVAAAFQSWSSLVTNYLKAKRNEETTGNAESLKATLNVDWGVPFMPKVATVAADPDIYQARAEKVEKRCFWGDVRFLTMAIDQQKNRFVVQVIGWGPHGERWVVDRFNVSDSDRLGDDSRPQRIQPFTHAEDWHMLDKVIERSYRDAAGNALEVKLVLIDTGGSDDATENAYAYWRRLNKLGKGARVMLIKGDSRKSKPRCARSTTEGKRAGVPLYILNVDVLKDEIDRALTREEPGPNYIHFPDWLGGWFYKELTAEVRTPDGWRRRSRSQGNEALDLMVYNLAGFIMLNAEAIDWSAPPHWAKPVASRAAPTEDEFSAFEALARNMNG
- a CDS encoding phage portal protein encodes the protein MTIQILDHKGSPIRSFDDGTGPHAAAFKSGQRVSRELAHWRPSLKSADRDMLPEKAIVEGRAHDLSRNNGFARGALQSQKDRIVGANYRLQLRPEYKVLGLTFKEANDWAVSVEREFRLYADDPECFIDATRRRTFTQILRECVGTEMLQGEAIVSREWRNSPVGYSTCFMTIEPERMCNRNMTMDVDRMRAGVELDAWGAPAAYWIRTRHQQDIDYSMGSYTWDRYPKYNRFGDLNIIHVFEAERANQTRGFSQFASIIQKMKMLDRFEDAELEAAIISTTYAMVIKSEFGAKSAMEALTGDFNDQLKNFLGAQGAYHRGTNLTFDGVKIPHLFPNESLEFPSPSHPNADSEVFRAWMLRHCSRGLNTSYEEMTGDFSKVTYSSARAAIDVAWKYVTGKRAGFVDRLATLMFRCWLDEAITRGRVLPPKGIDYWKARAALTKASWIGAGKMVIDELKTAKANQTKLTTGETTLSEVCGDQGNNWEDSLEQRAREREKMAELGMPLTDPYAGEADPLTLQMLTVETE